The following proteins come from a genomic window of Thiothrix winogradskyi:
- a CDS encoding AAA family ATPase — MKILAIRGKNLASLAREFAVDFCSEPLASSGIFAITGPTGAGKSTLLDALCLALYDNTPRLLHANARNSNLPDVVGESIASRDPRTILRRGAGDGFAEVDFLGNDRVAYRSRWSVRRARGRADGKLQAVEMTLLRLPDLTPVSGKLKTEVLPAVEVRIGLTFPQFTRAVLLAQNEFAAFLKAPDDERAELLETLTGTDQFSQLSVNAYQRAKQESEFKQRLHAKLGDLKPLDVDERLTLESERDVIRLENQQHIQQHDHINAQLRWHETWKQLKQAEDSARAALEYALSDKESAAERELHFQGVEAVQLLRPQLDELDRASRAWEISQVDVIRFKGEWEQAVVALTQAEADLTRAELHYQQAEQAQALAQPHLQQAKTLDTLISASLPDLEQAKQVLEHCSADWESRCLAVIKCQGELENATAALKQATIELQQAEQRQQQAEQAQALAQPHLQQAKTLDTLIAASLPDLEQATQVLKHCSADWESRCLAVTKYEGELENATAILKQASIELQQAEQRQQQADQAQAFAQPFLQQAKTLDALIAASLPDLEQAKQVLEHCRADWESRCLAVTKCQGELENATAALKQATIELQQAEQRQQQAEQTQALAQPLLQQAKTLDALIAASLPDLEQAQQAFDDAHIVSTQVQQALQLQQIALQQTVVELAKTNAWLVDNSHLVLLGKDWGRWDTLFTQAANIQHSLLSNKRQLRLSQGVLQRAREAANAAQLRQTNSNVSLEQAQEALDTASAGYNQFNAPDLVTRKQLHQRQYNQIIDTIQCWKKLDEITRNRALMTEQLQKLTETRVATEALHSVAVAQQPAVEQVLLQVERSLRLAELACHGNVESLRAVLTPDAPCPVCGATEHPYVQMNPHFDALLENLRSDATRCRHERDIVQAQLSKYQVQLASIQADHMLRTEALIALDREIEIQDSDWNNRELVRVATQNQDTDRDWFKWLNTNKSLTEQTLATLFEQEEALHIAAQQRDAAQQVVNKANDEHGKAKNLLNEALQARQQAEHAYDALSSTVAEQEKQCEERLAALDAAFSNTDWRMDWMLDAQAFYCARQVEASDWQEQQQAASRLNVEIGTLEIKSNALAAESAQSTTLLAQARSRFDALTLELQTKQTERQQLFDGRAAAEVEVELSRELEDAQRIHQLKRASHGHTSHTHLQAQAYFQQAHVLTENTQALLAQARSRFDALTLELQTKQTERQQLFDGRAAAEVEAEFNHELRDAQQVHQLKRVSHGQASHTHLQAEANLQQAHVLTESTQALLAQARSRFDALTLELQTKQTERQQLFDGRAAAEVEVELSRELEDAQRIHQLKRASHGHTSHTHLQAQAYFQQAHVLTENTQALLAQARSRFDALTLELQTKQTERQQLFEGRAVEAVELALSSNISSTRQAFSKQQAFHQQLSHTQTQAITHLQQAQILSDKRQSAHTLATKALSERDIPRLRVLLAHDMDWIRNEREFFQQLKTNITNCQSVLVDRSAALATHQVKRVGLESADELTALSAQAQTNIERTKMLLATKELDLRRDDECRQQAVNVLTAIAQHEVHAKVWEQLNELIGSADGKKFRNFAQQFSLDVLLGYANRHLVELSRRYVLKRVKNSLALLVVDQDLGDEYRSVHSLSGGESFLVSLALALGLASLSSQRVRVESLFIDEGFGSLDADSLRVAMDALDNLQAQGRKVGVISHVQEMTERIGVQVQVKRLSGGQSCLVI; from the coding sequence ATGAAAATTCTGGCTATTCGTGGAAAGAACTTGGCGTCGCTAGCTCGTGAATTTGCAGTGGATTTTTGTTCTGAACCACTGGCATCTAGCGGTATTTTTGCAATTACAGGCCCAACGGGAGCGGGTAAAAGCACCTTATTGGATGCTTTGTGTTTAGCCTTATACGACAACACGCCACGTCTACTACACGCCAATGCTAGAAATAGCAATTTGCCAGATGTGGTGGGCGAATCCATTGCATCACGTGATCCTCGCACTATTTTGCGGCGCGGTGCCGGTGATGGTTTTGCGGAAGTTGATTTTCTTGGTAATGATCGAGTCGCTTACCGTTCCAGATGGAGTGTGCGCCGCGCTCGCGGAAGAGCCGATGGTAAGTTGCAAGCGGTAGAAATGACGTTATTGCGTTTGCCCGATTTGACACCTGTTAGTGGTAAGCTAAAAACTGAGGTGTTGCCCGCTGTTGAAGTACGCATTGGGTTGACTTTTCCTCAGTTTACCCGTGCGGTATTACTGGCGCAAAACGAATTTGCGGCGTTTCTCAAAGCCCCAGATGATGAACGTGCTGAATTACTGGAAACGTTGACAGGTACGGATCAATTTAGCCAGCTTTCAGTAAATGCTTATCAACGGGCAAAGCAAGAAAGTGAATTTAAACAACGTTTACACGCTAAGCTGGGTGATCTTAAACCGCTGGATGTTGATGAACGGTTGACGCTTGAATCTGAGCGTGATGTTATTCGTTTGGAAAATCAGCAACACATTCAGCAGCATGACCATATTAATGCGCAGTTACGTTGGCATGAAACATGGAAGCAGCTCAAACAGGCTGAAGATAGTGCTAGAGCCGCATTGGAATATGCGCTATCTGATAAAGAATCCGCAGCAGAGCGTGAATTGCACTTTCAAGGTGTCGAAGCAGTTCAGTTATTGCGCCCTCAATTGGATGAACTTGATCGTGCGAGTCGTGCATGGGAAATCAGCCAAGTTGATGTTATCCGGTTTAAAGGCGAGTGGGAGCAAGCGGTTGTTGCACTGACACAGGCTGAGGCTGATTTAACACGTGCTGAACTGCATTATCAACAAGCAGAACAAGCACAAGCGCTTGCCCAGCCTCATTTGCAACAGGCGAAGACGCTCGATACGTTGATTTCTGCCAGCTTGCCTGACCTTGAGCAAGCGAAACAAGTACTTGAGCATTGTAGTGCTGATTGGGAAAGCAGATGCTTAGCTGTTATTAAATGCCAAGGGGAGTTGGAAAATGCCACAGCAGCCCTGAAACAAGCCACCATTGAGTTGCAACAAGCCGAGCAACGGCAACAACAAGCAGAACAAGCACAAGCGCTTGCTCAGCCTCATTTGCAACAGGCGAAGACGCTCGATACGTTGATTGCTGCCAGCCTGCCTGACCTTGAGCAAGCAACACAAGTACTTAAGCATTGCAGTGCTGATTGGGAAAGCAGATGTTTAGCTGTTACCAAATACGAAGGGGAGTTAGAAAATGCCACAGCAATCCTGAAACAAGCCAGTATTGAATTGCAACAAGCCGAGCAACGGCAACAACAAGCAGACCAAGCACAAGCGTTTGCTCAGCCCTTTCTACAACAAGCAAAGACGCTTGATGCATTGATTGCTGCCAGCCTGCCTGACCTTGAGCAAGCGAAACAAGTACTTGAGCATTGCCGTGCTGATTGGGAAAGCAGGTGTTTAGCTGTTACCAAATGTCAAGGGGAGTTGGAAAATGCCACAGCAGCCCTGAAACAAGCCACCATTGAGTTGCAACAAGCCGAGCAACGGCAACAACAAGCAGAACAAACGCAGGCACTTGCGCAGCCCCTTCTACAACAAGCAAAGACGCTTGATGCATTGATTGCTGCCAGCTTGCCTGATCTTGAACAAGCGCAACAGGCATTTGATGATGCACACATCGTAAGTACGCAAGTTCAGCAAGCCTTACAATTGCAACAAATTGCTCTCCAGCAAACGGTAGTGGAACTTGCCAAAACAAATGCATGGTTGGTAGATAATTCGCATTTAGTATTATTGGGCAAGGATTGGGGGCGCTGGGATACTTTATTCACCCAAGCAGCTAACATTCAGCATTCATTGCTTAGTAATAAAAGACAGTTGAGATTGTCGCAGGGTGTGCTGCAACGAGCTCGTGAAGCTGCTAATGCGGCACAATTGCGTCAGACCAATAGCAATGTGAGTTTGGAGCAAGCTCAAGAGGCTCTTGATACTGCGAGTGCAGGGTATAATCAATTTAATGCACCCGATTTAGTTACGCGCAAGCAGTTGCATCAACGACAGTACAACCAAATCATCGACACCATTCAGTGTTGGAAAAAACTTGATGAAATCACGCGCAATCGCGCATTAATGACTGAACAACTACAAAAATTAACAGAAACACGTGTTGCTACTGAAGCGTTACATAGTGTTGCGGTCGCGCAGCAACCTGCTGTAGAGCAGGTGTTGCTACAAGTTGAGCGTTCACTGCGCTTGGCTGAATTGGCTTGTCATGGAAATGTTGAAAGTTTACGCGCCGTTTTGACGCCGGATGCACCTTGTCCGGTTTGTGGTGCAACCGAACACCCTTATGTGCAAATGAATCCGCATTTTGATGCGCTACTAGAAAATTTGCGCAGCGATGCAACCCGTTGTCGCCATGAGCGTGATATTGTACAGGCACAGTTGTCGAAATATCAGGTGCAATTAGCGTCTATTCAAGCAGATCACATGCTCCGTACTGAGGCGTTAATAGCGTTGGATCGTGAAATTGAAATTCAGGATTCTGATTGGAATAATCGCGAGCTTGTTCGAGTCGCCACTCAAAATCAAGATACGGATCGAGATTGGTTCAAATGGCTGAACACCAATAAAAGTCTTACAGAACAAACTTTGGCAACGTTATTTGAGCAAGAAGAAGCTTTGCATATTGCCGCCCAACAGCGTGATGCTGCTCAACAGGTCGTCAACAAAGCCAATGATGAGCATGGTAAAGCTAAAAATTTACTCAATGAAGCGTTACAGGCGCGGCAACAGGCGGAACATGCCTACGATGCGTTATCAAGCACTGTCGCGGAGCAAGAAAAACAGTGTGAAGAACGTCTAGCTGCATTGGATGCTGCATTTTCCAATACTGATTGGAGAATGGATTGGATGCTTGATGCTCAGGCCTTTTATTGCGCCCGCCAAGTGGAGGCGTCAGATTGGCAAGAGCAGCAACAAGCGGCGAGTAGGCTAAATGTGGAGATCGGAACACTAGAAATAAAAAGCAATGCGTTGGCAGCAGAATCTGCGCAATCTACGACGTTGCTTGCACAAGCACGTAGCCGTTTCGATGCGCTTACGCTGGAATTACAAACCAAACAAACTGAGCGTCAGCAATTATTTGATGGAAGGGCGGCGGCCGAAGTAGAAGTAGAATTGAGTCGTGAACTGGAGGATGCACAACGAATCCATCAGCTAAAACGCGCTTCTCACGGGCATACCAGTCATACCCATTTGCAAGCTCAGGCGTATTTTCAGCAAGCGCATGTGCTAACTGAAAATACGCAGGCATTGCTTGCACAAGCACGTAGCCGTTTCGATGCGCTCACACTGGAATTACAAACCAAGCAAACTGAGCGTCAGCAATTATTTGATGGAAGGGCAGCGGCAGAAGTAGAAGCAGAATTTAATCATGAACTGAGGGATGCACAACAAGTCCATCAGCTAAAACGTGTTTCTCACGGGCAAGCTAGTCACACACATTTGCAAGCTGAGGCGAATTTGCAGCAAGCCCATGTGTTAACTGAAAGTACACAGGCATTGCTTGCACAAGCACGTAGCCGTTTCGATGCGCTTACGTTGGAATTACAAACCAAGCAAACCGAGCGTCAGCAATTATTTGATGGAAGGGCGGCGGCCGAAGTAGAAGTAGAATTGAGTCGTGAACTGGAGGATGCACAACGAATCCATCAGCTAAAACGCGCTTCTCACGGGCATACCAGTCATACCCATTTGCAAGCTCAGGCGTATTTTCAGCAAGCGCATGTGCTAACTGAAAATACGCAGGCATTGCTTGCACAAGCACGTAGCCGTTTCGATGCGCTCACACTGGAATTACAAACCAAGCAAACTGAGCGTCAGCAACTGTTTGAGGGGAGGGCTGTGGAGGCAGTTGAGTTAGCGTTAAGCAGCAACATTTCTTCTACTCGTCAAGCGTTCAGTAAGCAGCAGGCGTTCCATCAGCAACTTAGTCACACACAGACGCAAGCTATTACCCATTTGCAACAAGCTCAGATTTTGTCTGACAAGCGGCAATCTGCCCACACTTTAGCAACGAAAGCACTTAGCGAAAGGGATATTCCCAGATTACGTGTTTTGTTGGCACATGATATGGATTGGATACGCAATGAACGCGAATTTTTTCAACAGTTGAAAACCAACATCACTAATTGCCAGAGTGTGTTAGTTGACCGTTCTGCTGCGTTGGCTACGCATCAGGTTAAACGGGTAGGTTTGGAGAGTGCTGACGAACTCACAGCGCTTTCGGCACAAGCTCAAACAAATATTGAACGTACTAAAATGCTGTTGGCGACCAAGGAACTTGATTTGCGCCGAGATGATGAGTGCCGTCAGCAAGCAGTTAACGTGTTGACGGCAATTGCTCAGCACGAAGTTCATGCTAAAGTTTGGGAACAACTCAATGAGCTGATTGGCTCAGCCGATGGCAAGAAATTTCGCAATTTTGCTCAGCAATTCAGTCTCGATGTGTTATTAGGATATGCTAACCGGCATCTGGTTGAGTTGTCACGTCGTTACGTTCTCAAACGCGTCAAGAATAGCTTAGCTTTGCTAGTGGTGGATCAGGATCTTGGGGATGAGTATCGCTCAGTGCATTCGTTATCTGGCGGTGAGTCCTTTTTAGTGTCGTTGGCCTTGGCTTTGGGGTTGGCATCGCTCTCTTCTCAACGTGTCAGGGTGGAATCATTATTTATTGACGAAGGGTTTGGCAGTCTGGATGCTGATTCCCTGAGAGTGGCAATGGATGCACTCGACAACTTGCAAGCTCAGGGGCGTAAAGTTGGCGTCATTTCCCACGTACAGGAAATGACTGAACGAATCGGGGTACAGGTGCAAGTCAAGCGTTTATCAGGAGGACAGAGTTGCTTAGTGATTTAG
- a CDS encoding exonuclease SbcCD subunit D C-terminal domain-containing protein codes for MRLLHTSDWHLGQVLHHFERTAEHADFLAWLLNTLEQEQVDALLIAGDIFDNANPSAASQRQLYRFLSDARLRIPHLNIVLIAGNHDSAGRLEASDPLLAWFDAVVVGQVSRLPDGSVDVARLVVPLKDRTGKVQAWCLVVPFLRPSDVPKVETSGDTYAAGVASLYRQAFEYACSLRQQGDALVAMGHCHMTGGEVSVESERRIVIGNIEALSANLFNPELAYVALGHLHLAQKVGGHEHIRYSGSPLPLSFSEINYPHQVLRVDIVGEKLVSIQPIPVPRAIELLRIPAKPMPLILVEGILAQLSLPQVAESRWPYLTVRVLLEAPEPNLRARIEVALQGKPVRLAKIEITTPSSNVPDVSPDLSLDALNALTPEDIFQQIYRQKYASELPETLQLAFAELLAHTEMQA; via the coding sequence ATGCGTCTATTGCACACTTCTGATTGGCACTTAGGTCAAGTCTTACACCATTTTGAACGTACCGCAGAACACGCTGATTTTCTGGCTTGGTTGCTGAATACTCTTGAGCAAGAACAGGTGGATGCCTTGTTGATAGCAGGGGATATTTTCGACAATGCCAATCCTTCAGCAGCTTCACAACGCCAGCTTTACCGCTTTCTGAGTGATGCACGTTTACGTATTCCGCATCTTAATATTGTTCTGATAGCAGGAAATCATGACTCTGCGGGGCGATTGGAGGCATCAGACCCATTGCTTGCGTGGTTTGATGCGGTGGTGGTCGGACAAGTTAGTCGTTTGCCAGATGGTAGTGTGGATGTGGCGCGTTTGGTTGTTCCGCTGAAAGACCGTACAGGGAAGGTGCAGGCATGGTGCTTGGTGGTTCCGTTTTTGCGCCCCTCTGATGTGCCAAAAGTGGAAACAAGTGGTGATACCTATGCCGCAGGTGTCGCAAGCCTTTACCGACAAGCCTTTGAATATGCTTGTTCGCTGCGTCAACAGGGAGATGCCCTGGTGGCGATGGGGCATTGTCACATGACTGGTGGGGAGGTGTCAGTGGAGTCAGAACGTCGCATTGTCATTGGTAATATAGAAGCCTTGTCTGCGAATCTGTTTAACCCTGAGCTTGCTTACGTTGCGTTGGGGCATTTACACCTTGCTCAAAAAGTAGGTGGTCATGAACACATTCGCTACAGTGGCAGCCCTCTGCCTTTATCTTTTTCCGAAATCAACTATCCTCATCAGGTTTTGCGGGTAGATATTGTTGGCGAGAAATTGGTATCGATACAGCCTATTCCTGTGCCAAGAGCTATTGAGTTATTACGTATTCCTGCTAAACCAATGCCGTTGATACTGGTTGAAGGCATCCTTGCTCAACTGAGTTTGCCTCAGGTAGCGGAGAGTCGTTGGCCTTATTTGACAGTGCGGGTTCTGTTGGAAGCACCCGAACCTAATTTACGCGCTCGTATCGAGGTGGCGTTGCAAGGTAAACCAGTACGTTTAGCAAAAATCGAAATTACTACACCTTCTTCTAATGTTCCAGATGTTAGCCCCGACTTGTCATTGGACGCTTTGAATGCCTTAACTCCAGAGGACATTTTTCAGCAGATTTACCGACAAAAATACGCTAGTGAGTTACCGGAAACCTTACAGCTTGCTTTTGCTGAATTACTTGCTCATACGGAGATGCAAGCATGA
- the dapD gene encoding 2,3,4,5-tetrahydropyridine-2,6-dicarboxylate N-succinyltransferase: MSDVSQLQSIIEEAFERRADINPRNAEAQTRDAVNEALELLNAGKLRIATQHGVGNWEVNQWLKKAVLLSFRLNDNEVMDGGCTNYYDKVPSKFAGMSADEFAAGGVRVVPNAIARRGSYIAPGCVLMPSYVNIGAYVDSGTMVDTWATVGSCAQIGKNVHLSGGVGIGGVLEPVQAGPTIIEDNCFIGARSEVVEGVIVEEGAVISMGVYIGQSTRIYDRETGEVMYGRVPAGSVVVSGNLPSSDGKYSLYCAVIVKKVDAKTRSKVGINELLRDI; encoded by the coding sequence ATGTCAGACGTAAGCCAACTGCAAAGCATTATCGAAGAAGCCTTCGAGCGCCGCGCCGACATCAACCCACGCAATGCTGAAGCGCAAACCCGTGATGCCGTCAATGAGGCGTTGGAATTGCTGAATGCCGGTAAATTGCGCATTGCTACCCAACACGGCGTGGGTAACTGGGAAGTGAACCAGTGGCTGAAAAAAGCCGTGCTGCTGTCATTCCGCTTGAATGACAACGAAGTGATGGACGGCGGTTGCACCAATTACTACGACAAAGTGCCGTCCAAATTTGCGGGCATGAGCGCGGATGAATTTGCTGCGGGTGGCGTGCGCGTCGTGCCGAATGCGATTGCGCGGCGTGGCTCTTACATTGCTCCCGGCTGTGTATTGATGCCATCTTACGTGAATATCGGCGCGTATGTGGATAGCGGCACAATGGTGGATACCTGGGCGACGGTCGGTTCTTGCGCACAAATCGGTAAGAACGTGCATTTGTCCGGCGGCGTAGGCATCGGCGGCGTGTTAGAGCCAGTGCAAGCAGGCCCGACGATTATCGAAGACAACTGCTTCATCGGCGCACGTTCTGAAGTGGTGGAAGGCGTGATCGTGGAAGAGGGCGCAGTGATTTCAATGGGCGTTTACATCGGTCAAAGCACACGCATTTATGATCGTGAAACCGGCGAAGTCATGTACGGGCGTGTTCCAGCGGGTTCGGTCGTTGTATCCGGCAACCTGCCATCCAGTGATGGCAAATACAGCCTGTATTGCGCAGTGATCGTGAAGAAAGTTGACGCGAAAACCCGCAGTAAAGTGGGTATCAACGAGTTGTTGCGCGACATCTAA
- the dapC gene encoding succinyldiaminopimelate transaminase has product MNPDLARLQAYPFERIRTLLQGISPADLPAVSLAMGEPKHPTPAFIHEAIAANLGGLANYPLTKGSAALRDSIAAWLTQRFQLPVGSVDAEQHVIPVNGTREALFAFAQAVVTRTGDAAVVMPNPFYQIYEGAALLAGAEPVFLNCTAANGFIPDFAAVPAAVWQRCQLLYICSPGNPTGALMPLETLQLVLQLAETYDFIVAADECYSELYADETQPPAGLLQAAAQMGNTAWKRCVVFHSLSKRSNAPGMRSGFVAGDAEILKQFLLYRTYHGCAMPPPFQAASAAAWADETHVQTNRALYREKFAAVMAILAPVLEVSQPAAGFYLWPQTPVDDTVFTRELFARAHVNVVPGSYLSREANGMNPGAGRVRLALVAPLDECIEAAQRIRRVVETL; this is encoded by the coding sequence ATGAATCCTGATCTTGCCCGCTTGCAAGCTTACCCGTTTGAACGCATCCGCACCTTGCTGCAAGGCATCAGCCCCGCTGATTTGCCTGCGGTTTCGTTGGCAATGGGGGAACCCAAGCACCCAACCCCTGCTTTCATTCATGAAGCGATTGCGGCAAATTTGGGTGGTTTAGCCAATTACCCGCTCACCAAAGGCTCAGCAGCGTTGCGCGACAGCATTGCTGCTTGGCTGACACAACGCTTTCAACTTCCGGTGGGATCGGTGGATGCCGAACAGCACGTCATTCCCGTGAATGGTACCCGCGAAGCGCTGTTTGCGTTTGCACAAGCCGTGGTGACGCGCACTGGCGATGCAGCGGTGGTGATGCCCAATCCCTTCTACCAGATTTACGAAGGTGCGGCGTTACTAGCCGGGGCAGAACCCGTGTTTCTGAATTGCACCGCTGCGAATGGTTTTATCCCCGATTTTGCCGCCGTACCCGCAGCAGTGTGGCAGCGTTGCCAATTGCTCTACATTTGCAGCCCCGGTAATCCCACGGGCGCGCTCATGCCGTTGGAAACGCTGCAATTAGTGCTGCAACTCGCGGAAACCTATGACTTTATTGTCGCGGCAGATGAATGCTATTCCGAACTGTATGCCGATGAAACCCAGCCACCAGCGGGCTTACTGCAAGCCGCAGCGCAGATGGGGAACACGGCATGGAAGCGGTGTGTGGTCTTTCATAGCTTGTCGAAACGTTCCAATGCACCGGGAATGCGCTCCGGTTTTGTGGCAGGCGATGCGGAAATCCTCAAACAATTTTTGCTGTACCGCACCTATCATGGCTGTGCGATGCCACCCCCGTTTCAGGCAGCGAGTGCTGCTGCATGGGCGGATGAAACCCATGTGCAAACCAACCGTGCCTTGTATCGCGAAAAATTCGCGGCGGTGATGGCGATACTCGCGCCGGTGCTGGAGGTTTCCCAACCAGCGGCAGGTTTCTACTTGTGGCCGCAAACGCCAGTGGATGACACCGTTTTTACCCGCGAATTGTTTGCACGAGCGCATGTAAATGTTGTCCCCGGCAGTTATTTGTCGCGGGAGGCGAATGGTATGAATCCGGGTGCGGGGCGAGTGCGCCTCGCCTTGGTTGCCCCGTTGGATGAATGTATTGAAGCGGCGCAACGTATCCGGCGCGTCGTTGAAACCCTTTGA
- a CDS encoding YajD family HNH nuclease yields the protein MKADHAKIVLNARKNADERAKGYREQALKLYPWICGRCAREFTHANLRELTVHHRDHNHDNNPQDGSNWELLCLYCHDNEHQKLIEAEHGGSAGTSGPAAATHNPFADLKAKMQKK from the coding sequence ATGAAGGCCGACCACGCCAAAATTGTACTGAATGCACGTAAAAATGCCGACGAACGCGCCAAAGGCTACCGCGAACAAGCCTTGAAGCTGTACCCGTGGATTTGCGGGCGTTGTGCGCGGGAGTTCACGCACGCCAATTTGCGCGAATTGACCGTGCATCACCGCGATCACAACCACGATAACAACCCGCAGGATGGCAGCAACTGGGAACTGTTGTGCTTGTACTGTCACGATAATGAACATCAAAAGTTAATCGAAGCCGAGCACGGCGGTTCTGCCGGAACCAGTGGCCCTGCGGCAGCAACGCATAACCCGTTTGCCGATTTGAAAGCGAAGATGCAGAAAAAATAG
- a CDS encoding TetR/AcrR family transcriptional regulator encodes MQIRATNPEDKELRREAILDAAEQLWLTHPERLCNVADIATAAGLAKGTVYLYFRSKEELFLGIHERHVGTFFSRMKTRAQQATPMTLDDLFSVNRQFLLDFPAFLPLATLCHGLLERQIPLDIAFAFEQRTYTKLNEVVEVLRNHFPQTTQALMLQSYALFLGLWQLMRPTPLKELMKERSLLCACTDDYLQMLESALTSLWRGALTPEIH; translated from the coding sequence ATGCAAATCCGTGCCACCAACCCCGAAGACAAAGAACTACGCCGCGAAGCCATCCTTGATGCTGCCGAACAACTTTGGCTCACCCACCCTGAACGCCTGTGCAATGTCGCTGACATCGCCACCGCCGCAGGGCTTGCTAAAGGCACAGTCTACTTATATTTCCGCAGCAAGGAAGAGCTATTCCTCGGCATTCACGAGCGGCACGTTGGCACGTTTTTCAGCCGCATGAAAACACGCGCCCAACAAGCCACACCGATGACCCTAGACGATTTGTTCAGCGTCAATCGGCAATTTCTGCTGGACTTTCCCGCTTTCCTGCCACTTGCCACGCTGTGTCATGGGCTATTAGAACGGCAAATCCCCCTAGACATCGCCTTTGCCTTTGAACAACGGACTTACACCAAACTCAATGAAGTCGTTGAGGTGTTACGTAACCATTTCCCGCAAACCACGCAAGCATTAATGCTACAAAGCTATGCCCTCTTCCTCGGTTTATGGCAATTAATGCGCCCAACGCCTCTGAAAGAACTGATGAAAGAGCGCTCACTGCTATGCGCTTGCACCGACGATTATTTACAAATGCTCGAATCCGCCCTGACATCCCTTTGGCGCGGCGCACTCACCCCGGAGATTCATTGA
- a CDS encoding efflux RND transporter periplasmic adaptor subunit has product MKPTLLWSSIALLLTVSACKEPETTTTVIRPAQVWTVTDTHTANTLTFSGETQARLEADLAFRVGGKVIKRQVDPGDTVKAGQVLASLDTSDVALNLSSTRANLAAAEADLTNAQAELTRIRELHRKQFIGQSALDNAQAAHDAAKARVTAAQAQLKLSGNQAGYTELVADQDGIITQVHTEAGQVVAAGTPVVHIAYAGEREVHIRVGETTAQTLQTGTLTDITLWSQPDKVLQGKVREISPAADATRSFLVKISLLNPPDALRLGVTADVKLPISAMQAARWLPASALFQQAQQTAVWVVGADNQVTLRPITVLAYQHDGISVSDLPVGTTVIAAGVHKLSAGQVINPIPYDGAGS; this is encoded by the coding sequence ATGAAACCCACGTTACTATGGTCAAGCATTGCACTCCTGCTCACCGTGAGTGCCTGTAAAGAGCCAGAAACCACCACCACCGTAATCCGCCCCGCCCAAGTTTGGACAGTCACTGACACGCACACCGCCAACACGCTAACCTTTTCCGGCGAAACTCAAGCACGTCTGGAAGCCGATCTCGCTTTCCGTGTCGGTGGCAAAGTCATCAAACGCCAGGTTGACCCCGGCGATACCGTCAAAGCCGGGCAAGTCCTCGCCAGCCTCGATACCTCGGACGTAGCGCTGAATCTGAGCAGCACCCGTGCCAATCTCGCCGCAGCAGAAGCCGACCTCACCAATGCCCAAGCAGAATTAACCCGCATCCGCGAATTGCACCGCAAACAATTCATCGGACAATCTGCATTAGATAACGCCCAAGCTGCCCATGATGCGGCTAAGGCACGAGTCACCGCAGCCCAAGCCCAACTCAAACTCAGCGGCAATCAAGCAGGCTACACCGAACTCGTCGCGGATCAAGACGGCATTATCACCCAAGTCCACACCGAAGCGGGGCAAGTCGTTGCCGCTGGCACACCCGTTGTACACATTGCTTACGCAGGCGAACGCGAAGTCCACATCCGTGTCGGTGAAACCACCGCACAAACCTTGCAAACCGGCACGCTGACCGACATTACCCTATGGTCACAGCCTGATAAGGTATTGCAAGGCAAAGTACGCGAAATTTCCCCCGCCGCCGATGCCACCCGCAGTTTTCTGGTCAAAATCAGCTTGCTGAATCCGCCTGATGCCTTGCGTTTAGGTGTCACCGCCGATGTGAAACTGCCCATCAGCGCCATGCAAGCCGCTCGCTGGTTGCCCGCTTCCGCCTTATTTCAGCAAGCGCAACAAACAGCGGTGTGGGTCGTAGGCGCGGATAATCAAGTCACACTACGCCCCATCACCGTGCTGGCGTATCAGCATGACGGCATTAGCGTCAGCGACCTCCCCGTTGGCACGACAGTGATTGCTGCCGGGGTTCACAAACTCAGTGCTGGGCAAGTGATCAACCCGATTCCTTACGATGGGGCAGGCTCATGA